From one Gossypium hirsutum isolate 1008001.06 chromosome D08, Gossypium_hirsutum_v2.1, whole genome shotgun sequence genomic stretch:
- the LOC107894867 gene encoding protein BOBBER 1, whose product MAIISEVKDEGAKPSASSSPEPKPTSFVASFNPSNVVGFLEKVFDFIAKESDFLGKESVDKEIALIARVATDKYYKKKAEEMEKKKKKEEEITKKAEKEPTEAGGKDKQTNPNLRVPNKGNGLDLENYSWTQTIQEATVIVPVPPGTRSKSVECQMKKSHLKVGLRGQPPIIDGELFQAIKPDDCYWSMEDNDSISIVLSKQSQLEWWKSLVKGEPEIDTQKVEPESSRISDLDPETRLTVEKLMFDQRQKALGLPASDEIQKQAMLKQFMAMNPTMDLSNAKMM is encoded by the exons ATGGCAATAATCTCCGAGGTCAAAGACGAAGGTGCGAAGCCTTCGGCTTCTTCATCACCAGAACCTAAACCGACATCGTTTGTTGCGAGCTTCAATCCGTCGAATGTTGTTGGGTTCTTGGAGAAGGTTTTCGATTTCATTGCGAAGGAGAGTGATTTTCTCGGGAAAGAGAGCGTGGATAAGGAGATCGCGCTGATTGCGAGAGTAGCTACGGACAAGTACtacaagaagaaggctgaagagatggagaaaaagaagaagaaagaggaagAGATCACGAAAAAAGCGGAGAAGGAGCCAACGGAGGCCGGTGGAAAAGATAAACAGACCAACCCTAACTTGAGAG TTCCAAACAAAG GCAATGGTCTTGATCTGGAAAACTACTCTTGGACACAGACCATACAAGAGGCCACTGTTATCGTTCCCGTTCCACCTGGAACAAGATCCAAGTCAGTTGAATGTCAGATGAAGAAGAGCCACCTAAAAGTTGGACTCAGGGGCCAGCCTCCTATTATTGAT GGGGAGCTTTTCCAAGCTATCAAGCCTGATGATTGTTACTGGAGCATGG AGGATAACGATTCAATCTCAATCGTGTTATCAAAGCAAAGCCAATTGGAGTGGTGGAAATCATTGGTTAAAGGAGAACCTGAAATTGACACTCAGAAAGTTGAACCAGAGAGTAGCAGAATTTCCGACTTAGATCCAGAAACACGACTAACAGTGGAGAAGCTGATG TTTGACCAGAGGCAGAAGGCATTGGGGCTTCCAGCCAGTGATGAGATTCAGAAACAGGCAATGCTAAAGCAATTCATGGCCATG AATCCTACTATGGACCTGTCAAACGCAAAGATGATGTAG